The following are encoded in a window of Brevibacillus sp. DP1.3A genomic DNA:
- a CDS encoding CsxC family protein has protein sequence MSNVNPNQVTPACPVFSSEEQIPLTVQPTTIISQAAVPTIKVPVVLVEPTLQIVVEANIPLNPPATEIKRVVKHVFLNQVKLVPVAFQRIGTTDFFNVTRAKLFVAGFIRKNIEYASAACSGALQDTIADVSFTGFADIRTFLTRPIIGISEASKAFFLNEKDGQVPRLDKNFFQNLVKYNEQPFGELVAANFYELDFSPVRATPEGTFSSLTEKIVLDLTVKVLQTQQLLVNATQQITVLPEGTVGCDE, from the coding sequence ATGAGCAATGTCAATCCAAATCAAGTGACCCCCGCATGTCCAGTATTTTCGTCAGAAGAACAAATTCCATTAACCGTCCAACCAACCACGATCATTTCTCAAGCAGCTGTACCAACCATTAAAGTTCCAGTTGTACTTGTAGAGCCAACACTTCAAATCGTCGTAGAAGCAAATATTCCACTTAACCCACCAGCAACTGAGATTAAGAGAGTGGTAAAACATGTATTTCTCAATCAGGTTAAACTTGTTCCTGTCGCATTTCAGCGTATTGGTACTACTGACTTTTTCAATGTTACAAGAGCCAAGTTATTTGTAGCAGGATTCATTCGTAAAAATATTGAATATGCTTCTGCTGCATGTAGTGGAGCACTTCAAGATACAATTGCGGATGTTTCTTTTACAGGTTTTGCTGACATCAGAACATTTTTAACAAGGCCAATTATTGGTATCTCTGAGGCGAGTAAAGCATTTTTCCTCAATGAGAAGGATGGCCAGGTTCCACGTTTGGATAAAAATTTCTTCCAAAATCTCGTTAAATACAACGAACAACCATTTGGTGAGTTGGTAGCTGCCAACTTCTATGAACTTGATTTTTCACCGGTTAGAGCAACACCGGAGGGAACGTTTAGTAGCCTGACTGAAAAAATTGTCCTGGATCTTACTGTAAAAGTGTTACAAACACAACAGTTATTGGTTAATGCTACACAACAAATTACAGTTCTTCCTGAAGGTACAGTAGGTTGTGACGAATAG
- a CDS encoding BC_2427 family protein produces MKTPWINYTKMGQINLKQKNSKNTKVPTKKEIRLKKNKKNDGKQLRDVKNLRAGNYHYCQIDKHLDYNHNCQDDEFSVSDNVMEVKDSKDIEQVSQIEQVDEPTNDRTNEPTNDPTNDPQIESPKRGRIYSLTNKSPFSTIVKIKDFLHPPIFGGIDQNTIEFIDLNNKQQPQLDTKLVNSTAHYQEEIFGRLIHSTISGSIFLTTTVHACNMNKQDNLYHTFAAPIHDSPDTISAETNHMSCPTHHFINIRVPVTVGEYKVEIPLDEDIMFEEEIRGIKAISNEVILKECRLVPTQFHPSLGEGTRKAREGDLFLEGYIHQNIEYSVADKTNGTTIQKEPVMNFYQLHQKIAVELIVHILQIQPVRISCDGTKI; encoded by the coding sequence GTGAAAACTCCATGGATAAATTATACAAAGATGGGGCAGATAAATTTAAAACAAAAGAATAGTAAAAACACTAAGGTACCGACAAAAAAAGAAATCCGTCTCAAAAAAAATAAAAAGAATGATGGCAAACAGCTAAGGGATGTGAAAAATCTCAGAGCTGGTAACTATCATTATTGTCAAATAGATAAGCATTTAGATTATAACCATAACTGTCAAGACGATGAGTTTTCTGTTTCTGATAATGTTATGGAAGTGAAGGATTCCAAAGATATTGAGCAAGTTTCTCAGATTGAGCAAGTCGATGAACCGACTAATGATCGGACTAATGAACCGACTAATGATCCGACTAATGATCCGCAAATCGAATCGCCTAAACGTGGAAGAATCTATTCGCTAACAAATAAAAGCCCATTCTCGACTATTGTAAAAATTAAGGATTTTCTTCATCCCCCCATTTTTGGCGGTATAGATCAAAATACAATTGAATTTATAGACCTAAATAATAAACAACAACCTCAATTAGATACAAAGCTAGTCAATAGCACAGCTCATTATCAGGAGGAGATTTTTGGTCGTTTAATTCATTCTACAATTTCTGGAAGTATATTTTTAACCACTACTGTTCATGCGTGTAATATGAATAAACAAGATAATCTTTATCATACTTTTGCAGCTCCCATTCATGACTCGCCAGATACAATTTCAGCAGAAACAAATCATATGTCCTGTCCTACTCATCATTTCATAAATATCAGGGTCCCAGTTACAGTAGGAGAATATAAGGTTGAAATACCTCTAGATGAGGATATTATGTTTGAAGAAGAGATACGGGGTATTAAAGCAATCTCAAATGAGGTAATCCTTAAAGAGTGCAGATTGGTTCCTACTCAATTTCATCCATCATTAGGGGAAGGAACAAGAAAGGCCCGGGAAGGAGATTTATTCCTGGAGGGATATATACATCAAAATATCGAGTATTCTGTCGCCGACAAAACAAATGGTACTACCATTCAAAAAGAGCCAGTAATGAATTTTTATCAATTACATCAAAAAATTGCAGTAGAATTAATTGTTCACATACTACAAATTCAACCGGTTCGAATCAGTTGTGATGGCACTAAAATTTAG
- a CDS encoding YdeI/OmpD-associated family protein produces the protein MSKTIVEKLNLQKYQKTAVLHTPEGEENLAVLKEADYELKDVQYDMIFAFVLDMKSLQELMKKVIDHSYLLEGGLLYVAYPKKGNKAYPTYIHRDELFDGLGADEDGYIGTSTIKFNRMVGMNEVFTVVGFKNEKKKAAKASSKPSQCVDDYIDFVPKIEEDLRHAPKELAFYQSLTPGYQKDWARYVYSAVQEGTRAKRRAEMTAVLAEGFKSIDLYRRSK, from the coding sequence ATGTCGAAAACCATCGTTGAGAAGCTGAACCTGCAAAAATATCAAAAAACGGCTGTCTTACATACACCGGAGGGTGAGGAGAACTTAGCGGTTCTTAAAGAAGCGGACTATGAGTTGAAAGACGTTCAATATGACATGATTTTTGCTTTCGTACTGGATATGAAGTCCTTGCAGGAGCTCATGAAGAAGGTAATCGACCACAGCTATTTATTGGAGGGAGGACTTCTATATGTTGCTTATCCCAAGAAAGGGAATAAAGCCTATCCGACTTATATCCATCGGGATGAATTATTCGATGGATTAGGAGCCGACGAAGATGGCTATATCGGGACAAGCACTATCAAATTTAATCGAATGGTCGGCATGAATGAGGTTTTTACGGTTGTCGGGTTTAAAAATGAGAAAAAGAAGGCGGCAAAAGCTTCATCTAAGCCGAGTCAATGCGTCGATGATTATATTGACTTTGTGCCGAAAATAGAAGAGGATTTGCGCCATGCGCCAAAAGAGCTCGCTTTTTACCAATCTCTTACGCCCGGGTACCAAAAGGATTGGGCGCGGTATGTATATAGTGCCGTACAAGAGGGGACACGGGCAAAGCGCCGAGCTGAAATGACGGCGGTCTTGGCTGAGGGCTTTAAAAGCATCGATCTCTATCGCAGGAGTAAATGA
- a CDS encoding cupin domain-containing protein, protein MHYQAINLNEELSTFTDLWSPKVIAEMNDYQFKLVKIAGDFIWHEHQGTDKVFMVLEGEMFIDFRDGRVKISKGEMFIVPGGAEQKPFAEKECHIMLMEPRSVVNTGGTESE, encoded by the coding sequence ATGCATTACCAAGCTATCAATCTGAATGAGGAGCTATCTACATTCACCGATCTCTGGTCTCCGAAAGTCATTGCTGAAATGAATGACTATCAATTTAAGCTCGTTAAGATTGCTGGGGATTTTATATGGCACGAGCATCAAGGTACGGATAAGGTGTTTATGGTGCTCGAAGGAGAGATGTTCATTGATTTTCGAGATGGTCGGGTGAAAATTTCCAAGGGTGAGATGTTTATTGTCCCGGGGGGAGCCGAGCAGAAGCCCTTCGCCGAAAAGGAATGCCATATCATGTTGATGGAGCCTAGAAGCGTAGTAAACACTGGCGGTACTGAGTCTGAATAA
- a CDS encoding ABC transporter substrate-binding protein produces the protein MHKMKGLLISMLLLAGILAGCNETPAENKGSTTESTSTSAVKADAPDWPRTFKDALGKEIVIKQKPEKLAALWYFYPEILVALGEPPAASTEKEYLSSLSYLSGKLDSAEELGDKVSPSIEKILSIEPDYILATEQHEKMYDALEKVAPVITLNSKDIYENWQYGLRTVAEIIGKEDEAEKVIDKMMKEITTGREALKSIQGESVALILSWDGKTFNVLGEGNPVYALAIDKEKGLGLTPDDTFKGTNNKFTTFEGISTVQADHIFLIGDITKKEILMNDLKQSKVWNNLNAVKKGNVYLMDSSAITGGPLAIEYALQNITNALRKF, from the coding sequence ATGCACAAGATGAAAGGCTTGCTAATCTCCATGCTATTATTAGCAGGCATACTAGCAGGTTGTAATGAAACACCTGCTGAAAATAAAGGATCAACTACAGAAAGTACATCTACATCAGCAGTTAAGGCAGATGCACCTGATTGGCCAAGAACATTTAAGGATGCGTTAGGTAAGGAAATTGTTATCAAGCAGAAACCAGAAAAATTGGCTGCACTATGGTATTTTTATCCTGAAATATTAGTTGCATTAGGTGAGCCGCCTGCTGCTTCTACTGAAAAAGAGTATCTATCTTCTTTATCTTATTTAAGTGGAAAGCTGGATTCAGCTGAAGAATTAGGAGACAAAGTGTCCCCTAGTATTGAGAAAATTTTATCTATTGAGCCTGATTATATTTTAGCAACAGAACAACATGAAAAAATGTATGATGCACTAGAAAAAGTTGCGCCAGTCATTACGTTAAACTCCAAGGACATCTATGAAAATTGGCAATATGGACTTCGTACAGTAGCCGAGATTATTGGGAAAGAAGACGAAGCGGAAAAGGTCATTGATAAAATGATGAAAGAAATTACAACTGGGCGTGAAGCATTAAAGTCAATTCAAGGAGAGTCAGTAGCTCTTATTTTGTCTTGGGATGGTAAAACTTTCAATGTTCTAGGTGAAGGAAATCCTGTCTATGCACTTGCGATTGATAAAGAAAAGGGACTGGGGCTTACACCAGATGATACATTTAAAGGTACGAATAATAAATTTACTACGTTTGAAGGGATTTCAACTGTTCAAGCAGACCACATCTTCCTTATAGGTGACATTACAAAAAAGGAAATATTAATGAATGACTTAAAGCAAAGTAAGGTATGGAATAATCTGAATGCCGTGAAGAAAGGCAATGTCTATTTAATGGATAGTTCCGCTATTACTGGAGGGCCATTAGCTATCGAATACGCTTTGCAAAATATAACAAATGCCTTGCGTAAGTTCTAA
- a CDS encoding AraC family transcriptional regulator, with amino-acid sequence MKIDVDQLAEHFAHIPFQVEGIYRYARNPGVPYADYTDSFPGFVFPLTGKVQFQFNGTPYILSPGKVVHGGAKMKLAQKMFGNTDWEYILVLYRICNSELEGSSFSHQHFELSTGQSPRLIELIMRLWHVYNQRGGLSMFQTEMLFRDVLNEALLCVVNRQNSCESHALFERVSTYIHEYYYLSLTIASLAEQYNVNRNRLSYVFRRHAGIGPAEYLLKYRIKMAQNMLFTSDVPVQQIAQTVGIADPFYFSRVFKKQFGISPTEYREKFINNPC; translated from the coding sequence GTGAAAATCGACGTTGATCAGTTAGCAGAGCATTTTGCACACATTCCTTTCCAAGTAGAAGGAATATATCGATATGCTAGAAATCCAGGTGTGCCTTACGCTGACTATACAGATTCCTTTCCTGGATTTGTGTTTCCACTTACAGGGAAGGTACAATTTCAATTTAATGGCACGCCTTATATCCTTTCGCCAGGAAAAGTTGTGCATGGCGGTGCAAAAATGAAACTAGCTCAAAAAATGTTTGGTAACACCGACTGGGAATATATTCTTGTTCTATACCGGATATGTAATTCAGAACTAGAAGGGTCAAGCTTTTCTCATCAGCATTTTGAATTATCAACAGGACAATCCCCTCGTCTGATTGAATTAATCATGCGTCTTTGGCATGTGTATAATCAGCGCGGAGGCCTTTCGATGTTTCAGACCGAAATGCTGTTTCGAGATGTACTGAATGAAGCCTTATTATGTGTTGTTAATAGGCAAAATAGCTGTGAATCACATGCTTTATTCGAACGGGTATCTACTTATATTCATGAATACTATTATCTAAGCCTTACAATAGCATCGCTTGCAGAACAATATAACGTTAATCGAAATCGACTTTCTTACGTATTTAGAAGACATGCAGGGATAGGACCAGCAGAATATTTATTAAAATATCGTATAAAGATGGCGCAAAACATGCTATTTACAAGTGATGTGCCCGTACAGCAAATTGCGCAAACTGTTGGAATTGCTGACCCCTTTTATTTTAGTAGAGTGTTCAAGAAACAATTTGGTATTTCTCCTACTGAATATCGAGAGAAGTTCATCAATAATCCATGCTAA
- a CDS encoding imm68 putative immunity domain-containing protein, which translates to MYISKWWGDLIGGSDDSLALIDYLEQLDSTDVTLNQILKDLGLDVLLSEGDLKNGGSIGFDMKNANGTFRAELDIACSALIDLSAIVLESQKSGYVDLHDLDEDRQPCKLYIDASEEKRNLLRDELYKFSRNPLAYELAELVPADDMRELAEKAKMIADELF; encoded by the coding sequence ATGTACATAAGCAAATGGTGGGGAGATTTAATTGGCGGTTCCGATGATTCGCTCGCATTAATAGACTATTTGGAGCAATTGGACTCAACGGATGTGACGCTCAATCAGATTTTAAAGGATTTGGGTCTGGATGTTCTGCTTTCCGAGGGAGACTTGAAAAACGGCGGAAGTATTGGATTTGATATGAAAAATGCTAACGGTACGTTTCGAGCAGAACTTGATATTGCCTGCTCAGCTCTAATCGATCTTTCAGCCATTGTGTTGGAGTCTCAAAAATCAGGCTATGTCGACTTGCATGATTTGGATGAGGATAGGCAGCCGTGCAAACTTTATATAGATGCCTCCGAAGAAAAAAGGAACCTGCTTCGGGATGAATTGTACAAGTTTTCCCGTAATCCACTGGCTTACGAATTAGCCGAGCTTGTTCCGGCCGATGATATGAGGGAGCTTGCGGAAAAGGCAAAAATGATCGCAGATGAGCTGTTTTAA